From a single Diceros bicornis minor isolate mBicDic1 chromosome 6, mDicBic1.mat.cur, whole genome shotgun sequence genomic region:
- the OIT3 gene encoding oncoprotein-induced transcript 3 protein produces MPQFLLLTCLFITITPVSPRALDPCSAYISLNEPWRNTDHQFDESQGPPLCDNHVDGEWYRFTGMAGDAMPTFCIPENHCGTHAPVWLNGSHPLEGDGIVQRQACASFNGNCCLWNTTVEVKACPGGYYVYRLTRPSVCFHVYCGHFYDICDEDCHGTCLDTSECTCSPGTVLGPDRQTCFDENECEQNNGGCSEICVNLKNSYRCECGVGRVLKSDGKTCEDIEGCHNNNGGCSHSCLGSENTYQCECPRGLVLSEDNHTCQVPVLCRSNTIEVSIPRDLVGGLELFLTNTSCRGVSNGTHVNILFSLKTCGTVVDVVNDKIVASNLVTGLPKQTPGSSGDIIIRTSKLLIPVTCEFPRLYTISEGYVPNLRNTPLEIMSRSHGIFPFTLEIFKDNEFDEPYREALPTLKLRDSLYFGIEPLVHVNGLESLVESCFATPTSKIDEILKYYLIRDGCVSDDSVKQYTSRDHLAKHFQVPVFKFVGKDHREVFLHCRVLVCGMLDERSRCAQGCHRRMRRQAVEGEDTAGPQSQMLTGGPISIDWED; encoded by the exons ATGCCTCAGTTCCTGCTTCTCACCTGCCTCTTCATCACAATCACACCTGTGTCACCAAGGG CGCTAGATCCTTGTTCTGCTTACATCAGTCTGAATGAGCCCTGGAGAAACACTGACCACCAATTCGATGAGTCTCAAGGTCCACCTCTGTGTGACAACCATGTGGATGGGGAGTGGTACCGCTTCACCGGCATGGCAGGGGATGCCATGCCCACCTTCTGCATACCAGAAAACCACTGTGGAACCCATGCACCTGTCTGGCTCAATGGCAGCCACCCTCTAGAAGGTGATGGCATTGTGCAACGCCAGGCCTGTGCCAGCTTCAATGGGAACTGCTGCCTCTGGAACACCACGGTGGAGGTGAAGGCTTGCCCTGGAGGCTACTACGTGTATCGTCTGACCAGGCCCAGTGTCTGCTTTCATGTCTACTGTGGTC ATTTTTATGACATCTGCGATGAGGACTGCCATGGCACCTGCTTGGATACCAGTGAGTGCACGTGCTCTCCAGGAACCGTGCTAGGCCCCGACAGGCAGACATGCTTTG ATGAAAATGAATGTGAGCAAAACAATGGTGGCTGCAGTGAGATCTGTGTCAACCTCAAAAATTCCTATCGCTGTGAGTGTGGGGTTGGCCGTGTGCTCAAAAGTGATGGCAAGACTTGTGAAG ACATTGAAGGATGCCACAATAACAATGGCGGCTGCAGCCATTCTTGCCTTGGGTCTGAGAATACCTATCAGTGTGAATGTCCCCGGGGCTTGGTGCTGTCTGAGGATAACCACACCTGCCAAG TCCCCGTGTTGTGCAGGTCGAACACCATCGAAGTGAGCATCCCCAGGGACCTGGTTGGCGGTCTGGAGCTCTTCCTGACCAACACCTCCTGCCGAGGAGTGTCCAATGGCACCCACGTCAACATCCTCTTCTCCCTCAAGACGTGTGGCACAGTGGTCGAT GTGGTGAATGACAAGATCGTGGCTAGCAACCTTGTGACAGGTCTACCCAAGCAGACCCCAGGGAGCAGCGGGGACATCATCATCCGAACCAGCAAACTGCTGATCCCAGTGACCTGCGAGTTTCCGCGCCTCTACACCATTTCTGAAGGATACGTTCCCAACCTTCGAAACACCCCACTGGAAATCATGAGCCGCAGTCATGGAATCTTCCCGTTCACTCTGGAGATCTTCAAGGACAATGAGTTTGATGAGCCTTACCGGGAAGCTCTGCCCACGCTTAAGCTTCGAGACTCCCTCTACTTTGGCATTGAGCCCCTGGTGCATGTGAATGGCTTGGAAAGCCTGGTGGAGAGCTGCTTTGCCACCCCCACGTCCAAGATCGATGAGATCCTGAAGTACTACCTTATCCGGGACGG CTGTGTTTCAGATGACTCGGTAAAGCAGTACACATCCCGGGATCACCTCGCAAAGCACTTCCAGGTCCCTGTCTTCAAGTTTGTGGGCAAAGACCACAGG GAAGTGTTTCTGCACTGCCGGGTCCTTGTCTGTGGAATGCTGGACGAGCGGTCCCGCTGTGCCCAGGGCTGCCACCGGCGAATGCGCCGTCAGGCAGTAGAGGGAGAGGACACAGCTGGTCCACAGAGCCAGATGCTGACGGGCGGCCCGATCAGCATTGACTGGGAGGACTAG